In one Geotoga petraea genomic region, the following are encoded:
- a CDS encoding MetS family NSS transporter small subunit, with the protein MSLGAWIVMIGSGLILFGGLFYFLGIAFKKSNKK; encoded by the coding sequence ATGTCTTTAGGAGCTTGGATAGTTATGATTGGTTCTGGATTAATATTATTTGGAGGATTATTTTACTTTTTAGGTATAGCCTTTAAAAAATCAAATAAAAAATAA
- the arcC gene encoding carbamate kinase, producing the protein MKKGVDIMAKKLAVIAIGGNAVNRPGEVPNAENMLKNISETASYLADMIEKDYDIVITHGNGPQVGNILIQQDIAKDKVPPFPMDVNGAMTQGYLGYMIIKSLKNILVERGIEKEIASVVTQIVVDEKDEGFKNPSKPVGPFYTEKEGKQLQEEKSWDFKEDSGRGWRRVVPSPIPLEVIEKKIIQKLVDEDFLVVAGGGGGIPVIKKDGKIIGVEAVIDKDRASALIAKDLNADEFIILTAVEKVALNFGKENQKDLDELTVEEAEKYMSEGHFAKGSMLPKIEACLSFVKESGKPALITDMQKLTEALEGKTGTKIVK; encoded by the coding sequence ATGAAAAAAGGAGTTGATATAATGGCAAAAAAATTAGCAGTTATTGCAATTGGTGGTAACGCAGTTAACAGACCTGGTGAAGTTCCTAATGCAGAAAATATGTTAAAAAATATATCTGAAACTGCAAGTTATTTAGCTGACATGATAGAAAAAGATTATGACATAGTTATAACACACGGCAATGGGCCACAAGTGGGAAATATATTGATTCAACAAGATATAGCAAAAGATAAAGTTCCTCCTTTCCCAATGGATGTGAACGGGGCTATGACACAAGGATATCTTGGATATATGATAATAAAATCTTTGAAAAATATTTTAGTTGAAAGAGGCATAGAAAAAGAAATTGCTTCAGTTGTAACTCAAATTGTGGTAGACGAAAAAGACGAAGGATTTAAAAACCCTTCTAAACCAGTTGGGCCTTTTTATACAGAAAAAGAAGGAAAGCAGTTGCAAGAAGAAAAAAGCTGGGATTTCAAAGAAGATTCAGGAAGAGGTTGGAGAAGAGTAGTACCATCTCCTATACCGTTAGAAGTAATTGAGAAAAAAATAATCCAAAAATTGGTTGATGAAGATTTCTTAGTAGTTGCTGGTGGCGGTGGCGGAATACCTGTCATTAAAAAAGATGGAAAAATAATTGGTGTTGAAGCAGTCATAGACAAAGACAGAGCTTCTGCATTGATAGCCAAAGATTTAAATGCAGATGAATTCATTATTTTGACTGCTGTTGAAAAAGTGGCTCTTAACTTTGGAAAAGAAAACCAAAAAGACTTGGATGAATTAACAGTTGAAGAAGCTGAAAAATATATGTCTGAAGGCCATTTTGCAAAAGGGAGTATGCTTCCAAAGATTGAAGCTTGTCTTTCTTTTGTTAAAGAAAGTGGAAAACCCGCTTTGATAACTGATATGCAAAAATTAACTGAAGCTTTAGAAGGAAAAACAGGAACTAAAATAGTAAAATAA
- the argF gene encoding ornithine carbamoyltransferase — MPVNLRGRNFLTLKDFTKEEIQYMLDLSKDLKQKKRMGIKGNMLEGKNIVLLFEKTSTRTRAAFEVAALDEGAHVTFLSNSQMGKKESIKDTARVLGRYYDGIEFRGFKQETVEELAENAGVPVWNGLTDLDHPTQILADFLTVMENVNKPLNKVKFVYVGDGRNNMGNALMIGAAKMGMDFVTISPKELFPKEDLVKEMREVAKESGGSITITDDVNAVENADVIYTDVWVSMGEEDQFEERIKLLKPYQVNMDMIKKTNNPDVIFLHCLPSFHNTDTIVSAEIYEKFGISEMEVTDEVFESKYSKVFDEAENRMHTIKAVMVATIHG; from the coding sequence ATGCCTGTAAATTTAAGAGGAAGAAACTTTTTAACTTTGAAAGACTTCACAAAAGAAGAAATCCAATATATGCTGGATCTTTCTAAAGACTTGAAACAAAAGAAAAGAATGGGTATTAAAGGAAATATGCTTGAAGGTAAAAACATAGTTTTATTATTTGAAAAAACTTCAACAAGGACTAGAGCTGCTTTTGAAGTTGCTGCATTAGACGAAGGAGCACACGTTACTTTCTTATCTAACTCACAAATGGGTAAAAAGGAAAGCATAAAAGATACAGCAAGAGTACTTGGTAGATATTACGATGGAATAGAATTTAGAGGGTTCAAACAAGAAACAGTTGAAGAATTGGCAGAAAACGCTGGAGTTCCAGTTTGGAATGGTTTAACAGATTTAGACCACCCAACACAAATATTGGCTGATTTCTTAACAGTTATGGAAAACGTAAATAAACCATTAAACAAAGTTAAATTTGTTTATGTGGGAGATGGAAGAAACAACATGGGTAACGCATTAATGATAGGTGCTGCAAAAATGGGAATGGATTTTGTTACCATTTCTCCAAAAGAACTGTTCCCAAAAGAAGATTTGGTGAAAGAAATGAGAGAAGTAGCTAAAGAATCAGGAGGTTCAATCACAATTACAGACGATGTAAACGCTGTTGAGAATGCTGACGTTATCTACACTGATGTTTGGGTATCCATGGGAGAAGAAGACCAATTTGAAGAAAGAATCAAATTGTTAAAACCATATCAAGTTAATATGGATATGATCAAAAAAACTAACAATCCAGATGTTATTTTCTTACATTGTTTGCCTTCTTTCCATAACACAGATACTATTGTAAGTGCTGAAATTTACGAAAAATTTGGTATATCAGAAATGGAAGTTACCGATGAAGTGTTCGAAAGTAAATATTCTAAAGTTTTTGATGAAGCTGAAAATAGAATGCATACTATTAAAGCTGTTATGGTTGCAACTATTCACGGTTAA